In a single window of the Streptomyces sp. NBC_00094 genome:
- a CDS encoding DUF309 domain-containing protein, whose protein sequence is MNRTSRDRDEEGRARSARPRDGLGRPLPYGAEGVPRQPEGVVRDPDETLREAQRLLDAGMPFHAHEVFEDAWKSGPEAERDLWQGLAQLAVGLTHAARGNAEGGARLLRRGADRLAAVPGERDSGPYGIDVGGLVAWARELADRAEAYRSGTYPSETYRAEAYGAAGRVDEVGDGGAARGRVDAATEAPRLRRVGS, encoded by the coding sequence GTGAACCGGACTTCGAGGGATCGCGACGAGGAGGGCCGCGCGCGGAGCGCACGCCCCCGTGACGGGCTCGGCCGACCGCTGCCGTACGGGGCGGAGGGAGTTCCGCGGCAGCCCGAGGGTGTCGTGCGCGACCCCGACGAGACGCTGCGCGAGGCGCAGCGTCTGCTGGACGCCGGGATGCCGTTCCACGCGCACGAGGTCTTCGAGGACGCCTGGAAGTCGGGTCCGGAGGCGGAGCGCGACCTGTGGCAGGGGCTCGCGCAGCTCGCCGTGGGCCTGACGCACGCGGCGCGCGGGAACGCGGAGGGCGGGGCGCGGCTGCTCCGCCGGGGCGCCGACCGTCTCGCGGCCGTGCCCGGGGAGCGGGATTCCGGTCCTTACGGGATCGACGTGGGCGGACTCGTGGCGTGGGCGCGCGAGTTGGCCGATCGGGCCGAGGCGTACCGATCCGGGACATATCCGTCCGAGACGTATCGGGCCGAGGCGTACGGAGCGGCAGGCCGGGTGGATGAGGTCGGCGACGGCGGCGCGGCCCGTGGACGCGTCGATGCCGCCACCGAGGCGCCGCGGTTGCGGCGCGTCGGGTCCTGA
- a CDS encoding TetR/AcrR family transcriptional regulator, which produces MSTQAATAAARRSKITPERETELYDAVICLLREGGYDSVTMEGVAARTKCGKATLYRQWGTKPQLVTAALAQRRCTVFAGIDTGSLAGDLREAARIAASHRDRDAELMEAVAQAYIQHPDLRAALRETVIAPEIAAIDAVVARAVERGEVAADNPAIAFVAPCFMGMLRIERIFEERFAETSTMSGFVDAVLLPALRVEG; this is translated from the coding sequence ATGTCCACACAGGCCGCGACCGCCGCAGCCCGTCGCAGCAAGATCACGCCGGAGCGCGAGACGGAGCTGTACGACGCGGTGATCTGCCTGCTCAGGGAGGGTGGCTACGACTCGGTGACCATGGAGGGCGTCGCGGCCCGCACCAAGTGCGGCAAGGCCACCCTCTACCGTCAGTGGGGCACCAAGCCGCAGCTCGTCACCGCCGCCCTCGCCCAGCGCCGCTGCACCGTCTTCGCCGGGATCGACACCGGCTCCCTCGCCGGTGACCTGCGCGAGGCCGCCCGTATCGCGGCCTCCCACCGCGACCGCGACGCCGAGCTCATGGAGGCCGTCGCCCAGGCCTACATCCAGCACCCCGACCTGCGTGCCGCGCTCCGCGAGACCGTCATCGCCCCCGAGATCGCGGCCATCGACGCGGTGGTGGCGCGTGCGGTCGAGCGGGGCGAGGTCGCCGCCGACAACCCCGCGATCGCGTTCGTCGCGCCCTGCTTCATGGGGATGCTCCGCATCGAGCGGATCTTCGAGGAGCGGTTCGCGGAGACCTCGACGATGAGCGGCTTCGTGGACGCCGTCCTCCTTCCGGCACTGCGCGTCGAGGGGTGA
- a CDS encoding DUF488 domain-containing protein, with the protein MRASTPDVRVRRIYETPSPDDGVRVLVDRLWPRGLAKTDARIDEWPKVLTPSTELRRWYHGPEGEYEEFRRRYEAELAAPEAAAALDRLRDLADRETVTLLTAAKDPSVSHTSVLRRELASKPGE; encoded by the coding sequence ATGCGCGCGAGCACCCCCGACGTCCGAGTCCGCCGGATCTACGAGACGCCGTCGCCCGACGACGGGGTACGTGTCCTCGTCGACCGGCTCTGGCCGCGCGGACTCGCGAAGACGGACGCCCGCATCGACGAGTGGCCCAAGGTGCTGACCCCCTCCACGGAGCTGCGCCGCTGGTACCACGGACCGGAGGGGGAGTACGAGGAGTTCCGCCGGCGGTACGAGGCCGAGCTCGCCGCCCCCGAGGCCGCCGCGGCGCTCGACCGGCTCAGGGACCTCGCGGACCGGGAGACGGTCACCCTGCTCACGGCGGCGAAGGACCCGTCGGTCAGCCACACGTCGGTACTGCGGCGTGAACTCGCCTCGAAGCCGGGGGAGTAG
- a CDS encoding DUF6086 family protein: MSQYFDIGDETLWNPSNGASRMFQRQVAVFEAELELPSGIGPMENDECQISPDTFETFVDALLAKHRRTSHAIWLALSEGFTATVLVLAERAAIKVDWARHGAAPEAPLEDVQVSTVTGMSAPAEGAAWAAGLREKARELGRRMPR; encoded by the coding sequence ATGAGCCAGTACTTCGACATCGGCGACGAGACACTGTGGAACCCCTCCAATGGAGCTTCCCGCATGTTCCAGCGCCAGGTGGCGGTCTTCGAAGCGGAGCTGGAACTCCCCTCAGGCATCGGGCCGATGGAGAACGACGAATGCCAGATCAGCCCCGACACCTTCGAAACCTTCGTCGACGCCCTCCTGGCGAAGCACCGAAGAACGAGCCACGCCATCTGGCTCGCGCTCTCCGAAGGCTTCACTGCCACCGTGCTCGTTCTTGCAGAACGCGCCGCGATCAAGGTGGACTGGGCACGGCACGGAGCCGCCCCGGAAGCCCCACTCGAAGACGTGCAGGTCTCCACCGTCACTGGGATGTCCGCCCCCGCGGAAGGCGCAGCCTGGGCTGCAGGCCTGCGGGAGAAGGCACGGGAGCTGGGGCGGCGCATGCCCCGCTGA
- a CDS encoding thioester reductase domain-containing protein, translated as MGEVNADEPVGAPGNGQRLTGESIERGGGRLNVADLLALVRPKTTTTPKAATARETTTAPTDGTTPRAATTSKPTAAMATTAATTASHDTAGHATAGHATAGHDATGDVDSLAAAIATEAARFLPDGAMGPETDFFDAGGTSVNAVELIAALARELGVEVGLDDVFADARPRRIAERWLSAAGTRPAQAPLPAPGTGPATASSAVLSAAPSAVPASAARAVPAGAADEDLGAILADLARADTLPWAGPPEAVVPRRILLTGATGFLGSHMLLDLLRHSDAHVLCLVRAADVEEGTKRLGAALSTYALPWSSEIRRRVTVLTGDIRQPRLGLSDDRWDALAQEVDSIVSVAAAVDFLRGYPSLRQSNVIGPLTLAELAATGRPKPLHHVSSVAVFNEVGIASMGEDDPVAHIDRLVAGYDKSKWAAEALLRRARDHGLVVTVLRPGGIAGHTRTGAYNAQDLSSGLTSAIARFRRVPAFRYLNSAPVDWVSRVAVGVVLEPGAWGYNYNLTGKPNTLPDLVREMALGGMNVRVQDWEEWRTDTVARLRAEPIPELDFLTRVLESPTAVKLCEATLKGPACTSERTDAFVAAHDLPPAARYDAQAQLKTFEKLARDGLGRLPELDDQPYLWFPETMEGALGPVGGPAGTACTLKLTLSIASMYQLLQERRVDIRGELSCALLHPEPLVVEQGDLWVRPQEGIPEAHGLRHTLLRYRLRLRDGDGRLWWLEGRKFARARRDLWRQTRTLTVTLGREGEPACLEGEVVVPGDSYVREQIDGIRVDPRLSGQEKRAAKLTWLAWFGMEVGRGLLGPFARVGADLLDLRRTPTPTERDR; from the coding sequence ATGGGTGAGGTGAACGCGGACGAGCCGGTCGGCGCCCCCGGCAACGGGCAGCGCCTGACAGGGGAGTCGATCGAGCGGGGCGGCGGACGGCTCAACGTGGCCGATCTGCTGGCCCTGGTCCGGCCGAAGACCACGACCACGCCGAAGGCCGCGACCGCGCGGGAGACCACGACCGCGCCGACGGACGGGACCACGCCGAGGGCCGCGACCACGTCGAAGCCCACCGCCGCCATGGCCACGACGGCGGCCACGACGGCGAGCCATGACACGGCAGGCCATGCAACGGCAGGCCATGCCACGGCCGGCCACGACGCGACAGGGGACGTCGACAGCCTCGCGGCGGCCATCGCCACCGAAGCCGCCCGCTTCCTTCCGGACGGCGCGATGGGGCCCGAGACCGACTTCTTCGACGCCGGGGGAACGTCGGTCAACGCGGTCGAACTCATCGCCGCACTGGCCCGCGAGCTCGGCGTGGAGGTCGGTCTGGACGACGTGTTCGCCGACGCCAGGCCGCGCCGTATCGCCGAACGCTGGCTCTCGGCCGCCGGAACCCGGCCGGCGCAGGCCCCGCTGCCGGCCCCCGGGACCGGCCCCGCGACCGCCTCCTCCGCCGTCCTCTCCGCCGCCCCCTCCGCCGTCCCCGCATCGGCCGCGCGAGCCGTTCCGGCGGGAGCCGCAGACGAGGACCTCGGTGCGATCCTGGCCGACCTCGCCCGCGCCGACACCCTGCCGTGGGCCGGCCCGCCGGAGGCCGTGGTCCCGCGCCGGATCCTGCTCACCGGGGCCACCGGCTTCCTCGGCAGCCACATGCTGCTGGACCTGCTGCGGCACAGCGACGCGCACGTCCTGTGCCTGGTGCGTGCGGCGGACGTGGAGGAGGGAACGAAGCGACTGGGTGCCGCACTGTCCACGTACGCCCTGCCCTGGTCCTCCGAGATACGACGGCGCGTGACGGTCCTCACCGGCGACATCCGGCAGCCACGGCTGGGACTGTCGGACGACCGCTGGGACGCGCTCGCCCAGGAGGTGGACTCCATCGTCAGCGTGGCCGCGGCGGTGGACTTCCTGCGCGGCTACCCGTCGCTGCGGCAGAGCAACGTCATCGGTCCGCTGACGCTGGCGGAACTGGCGGCGACGGGACGGCCGAAGCCGCTGCACCACGTCTCGTCGGTCGCGGTCTTCAACGAGGTCGGCATCGCCTCCATGGGCGAGGACGACCCGGTCGCGCACATCGACCGGCTGGTCGCCGGATACGACAAGTCGAAGTGGGCCGCCGAGGCCCTGCTCCGGCGGGCCCGTGACCACGGCCTCGTCGTCACGGTGCTGCGCCCCGGAGGCATCGCCGGACACACCAGGACGGGGGCCTACAACGCCCAGGACCTCAGCAGCGGTCTGACCTCGGCGATCGCCCGCTTCCGCAGGGTGCCCGCGTTCCGCTACCTCAACAGCGCCCCGGTGGACTGGGTGAGCCGGGTGGCGGTGGGCGTGGTCCTGGAACCCGGCGCCTGGGGCTACAACTACAACCTGACCGGCAAGCCCAACACCCTGCCGGACCTGGTGCGCGAGATGGCGCTCGGCGGCATGAACGTCCGCGTGCAGGACTGGGAGGAGTGGCGCACCGACACCGTGGCCCGCCTGCGCGCCGAGCCGATCCCCGAACTGGACTTCCTCACCAGGGTGTTGGAGAGCCCCACGGCCGTGAAGCTGTGCGAGGCAACGCTCAAGGGACCTGCCTGCACCAGCGAGCGTACGGACGCGTTCGTCGCCGCGCACGATCTGCCGCCCGCGGCCCGCTACGACGCTCAGGCGCAGCTCAAGACCTTCGAGAAGCTGGCACGGGACGGCCTCGGCCGCCTCCCCGAGCTGGACGATCAGCCGTACCTGTGGTTCCCGGAGACGATGGAGGGGGCTCTGGGCCCGGTCGGCGGGCCCGCCGGCACCGCGTGCACGCTGAAGCTCACCCTGTCGATCGCGAGCATGTACCAGCTGCTGCAGGAGCGCCGCGTCGACATCCGCGGAGAACTCTCCTGTGCCCTGCTGCACCCCGAACCTCTCGTGGTCGAGCAGGGCGACCTGTGGGTCCGCCCGCAGGAGGGCATACCGGAGGCGCACGGTCTGCGCCACACGCTGCTGCGCTACCGGCTGCGCCTGCGCGACGGCGACGGACGGTTGTGGTGGCTGGAGGGCCGCAAGTTCGCCCGGGCGCGGCGCGATCTGTGGCGGCAGACGCGCACGCTGACGGTCACACTCGGCCGCGAGGGCGAGCCGGCGTGCCTGGAGGGCGAGGTCGTCGTCCCCGGTGACAGCTACGTGCGCGAACAGATCGACGGCATCCGCGTCGATCCGCGACTGTCCGGTCAGGAGAAGCGGGCCGCCAAGCTGACCTGGCTCGCCTGGTTCGGCATGGAGGTGGGCCGTGGCCTGCTCGGCCCGTTCGCCCGCGTCGGCGCGGACCTCCTCGACCTACGCCGGACCCCGACACCGACGGAGCGCGACCGATGA
- a CDS encoding cytochrome P450, with the protein MSTTEATNSPQASTPAGKDVPRLAGVPLLGSLFDLKSDSLGTYVRAMHAHGDVVRITAGPPGLRAEMHCVFSAEGVHKVLGSEAANFRKDNHFYQEIRDSFGNGLLTSQDDDYLRQRRLVQPLFTKRRVDGYAGAVVTETEATLASWERAPDGVVELSHEMMRLALRAVARILFGTDVEATIDVVDRCFPVITEYTMRRGYSPANLPRDWPTPGNKRAAAAVNELYGVCDRIVAERRSGTVPQGDDLLSLLAAATNAEDGELDATELRDQMLIFLLAGHESTATSMAFTLHLLATHPEIQTRAREEIDRVLGDRTPEAADFDRLPYLMRVLKEAMRLYPAAPVTGRRAVAASEVDGHTIPAGADVMLVPWATHRHPRYWPDPERFDPDRFTPEAEAARPRYAYFPFGGGPRACIGQHFSMLEAVIALAMVLRTYEFEAVDTDLAVAAGISLRVAGTARCRIRRVNS; encoded by the coding sequence ATGTCGACAACGGAAGCGACGAATTCACCTCAGGCATCCACACCTGCCGGAAAGGACGTCCCTCGACTCGCGGGTGTCCCACTGCTCGGCTCGCTCTTCGACTTGAAGTCGGACTCACTCGGCACGTACGTGCGCGCGATGCACGCGCACGGCGACGTCGTGCGGATCACCGCGGGCCCGCCCGGGCTGCGCGCCGAGATGCACTGCGTGTTCTCCGCGGAGGGCGTGCACAAGGTCCTGGGGTCCGAGGCGGCCAACTTCCGCAAGGACAACCACTTCTACCAGGAGATACGGGACTCTTTCGGCAACGGTCTGCTGACCAGCCAGGACGACGACTACCTGCGCCAACGGCGCTTGGTGCAGCCGCTGTTCACCAAGCGACGGGTGGACGGATACGCGGGCGCCGTCGTCACCGAGACCGAAGCCACCCTCGCCTCCTGGGAGCGGGCGCCGGACGGCGTCGTCGAGCTCTCCCACGAGATGATGCGGCTGGCGCTGCGCGCGGTCGCCCGCATCCTCTTCGGCACCGACGTGGAGGCCACCATCGACGTGGTGGACCGGTGCTTCCCGGTCATCACCGAGTACACGATGCGCCGCGGGTACTCCCCCGCGAACCTCCCCCGCGACTGGCCCACCCCGGGCAACAAGCGGGCGGCCGCCGCGGTGAACGAGTTGTACGGGGTGTGCGACAGGATCGTCGCCGAGCGGCGCAGCGGCACGGTTCCCCAGGGGGACGATCTGCTGTCGCTGCTCGCGGCCGCGACGAACGCGGAGGACGGGGAGCTCGACGCCACCGAACTGCGCGACCAGATGCTGATCTTCCTGCTCGCCGGCCACGAGTCGACGGCGACGTCGATGGCCTTCACCCTCCACCTGCTGGCCACCCACCCGGAGATCCAGACCCGGGCCCGCGAGGAGATCGACCGCGTCCTGGGCGACCGTACGCCCGAGGCAGCCGACTTCGACCGGCTCCCGTACCTCATGCGCGTGCTCAAGGAGGCGATGCGGCTCTACCCGGCGGCTCCCGTCACCGGCCGGCGCGCGGTCGCCGCGAGCGAGGTCGACGGCCACACCATCCCGGCGGGCGCCGACGTGATGCTGGTCCCGTGGGCGACGCACCGCCACCCCCGCTACTGGCCGGACCCGGAGCGCTTCGACCCCGACCGCTTCACCCCGGAAGCGGAGGCGGCCCGCCCGCGCTACGCCTACTTCCCCTTCGGCGGAGGCCCGCGCGCCTGCATCGGTCAGCACTTCTCGATGCTGGAGGCGGTGATCGCCCTGGCGATGGTCCTGCGGACGTACGAGTTCGAAGCCGTGGACACCGATCTCGCGGTCGCCGCCGGAATCAGCCTGCGCGTCGCCGGCACGGCCCGCTGCCGGATCCGCCGCGTGAACTCCTGA
- a CDS encoding alpha/beta fold hydrolase codes for MALRPTASRATTARATTLRPLHARLDGATVEEIALRAGDGTRIGLTRVAGGADDRPAVLLLHGHTASSDMFVQPETRNLVDVLLDEGYEPWLLDWRGSCRLPYNATGRRYTYDDVALYDIPEAVARIRQRIGDRPLFVVAHCVGAMTLSMSMAAGLVPGLAGVVAQGAFLTPRFAGTTSLRITLGGELLRSRIDHIPVDFRTVGLWSKYTPLFALASRKASCPDPTCQILHNSAWGMGASLYVHDHLSDATHNRLAELFGPAPTWIVPHLRRIDLARSVVRWNHGDDRYKALPENALDQAGRIDCPVLLMSGSENAMWMDSQKLCHEVLAARQPQLDVRYAEIPGYGHADMFIGRAAALDVFGHILDFLGEQL; via the coding sequence ATGGCCCTGCGACCGACGGCCTCGCGAGCGACGACCGCGCGAGCCACGACCCTGCGACCCCTCCACGCCCGCCTCGACGGCGCGACCGTCGAGGAGATCGCCCTCCGCGCCGGGGACGGCACCCGGATCGGCCTGACCAGGGTCGCCGGGGGTGCCGACGACCGGCCCGCGGTGCTGCTCCTGCACGGCCACACGGCCTCCTCGGACATGTTCGTGCAGCCCGAGACCCGCAACCTGGTCGACGTGCTGCTCGACGAGGGCTACGAGCCGTGGCTGCTGGACTGGCGGGGCAGCTGCCGCCTGCCGTACAACGCGACCGGCCGCCGGTACACGTACGACGACGTCGCCCTGTACGACATCCCCGAGGCGGTGGCGCGCATCCGGCAACGGATCGGCGACCGGCCGTTGTTCGTCGTCGCGCACTGCGTGGGCGCGATGACGCTGTCGATGAGCATGGCCGCGGGCCTGGTGCCGGGGCTGGCCGGTGTGGTCGCGCAGGGCGCCTTCCTGACGCCCAGGTTCGCGGGCACGACCTCGCTGCGGATCACCCTGGGCGGCGAACTGCTCCGGTCCCGCATCGACCACATCCCGGTGGACTTCCGCACGGTCGGGCTCTGGTCGAAGTACACCCCGCTGTTCGCCCTGGCCTCCAGGAAGGCGAGCTGCCCCGACCCGACCTGCCAGATCCTCCACAACTCGGCCTGGGGCATGGGCGCTTCGCTGTACGTGCACGACCACCTGTCCGACGCGACGCACAACCGCCTGGCGGAGCTGTTCGGCCCCGCGCCCACGTGGATCGTTCCGCACCTGCGGCGGATCGACCTGGCGCGCAGCGTGGTGCGCTGGAACCACGGCGACGACCGCTACAAGGCGCTGCCGGAGAACGCCCTGGACCAGGCCGGGCGGATCGACTGCCCGGTGCTGCTGATGTCCGGCAGCGAGAACGCGATGTGGATGGACTCCCAGAAGCTCTGCCACGAGGTCCTCGCGGCCCGGCAGCCTCAACTGGACGTCCGGTACGCCGAGATCCCCGGCTACGGCCACGCGGACATGTTCATCGGCCGGGCGGCCGCGCTGGACGTGTTCGGCCACATCCTGGACTTCCTCGGCGAACAGCTCTGA
- a CDS encoding AAA family ATPase, with amino-acid sequence MLERDPELAAAAHAVDALVAGASPGGPARGGVLVYRGDPGVGKTTLLAEIHRIARDRCTVLTARGGETLTSVPFHLTRQLLQPALDGYGSGPEDVRRLFGDHFDLLAPALGLAPPPPSSAAPADPQGVRDGLARLLGRLADGLRHRPPVLLVDDAHWADAETLAWLDAFTGTRPGHALPVLVVLAHRPLPGGGERTAAAAPHGPGLLAGLAERAVLTFGLHALTPEATAALARDALGAHADEPFCRELWTVTEGNPYETVELLAKAGDRMLEPVAGSAGLLRGLGAGARGGGLVTRLEALGSGPTRLAWAVAVLGADSTPDLLAKLTSMDAAEVAAHTERLREARIVTATPPSLEFAHPLIGTAVHGSVPQAVRTALHGRAAWALAEAGHGPAATSRHLLEVHPDDDQDVVRRLRAAAVEHLAVGAPDAARRCLERALVEPPGPDTYATVLYELGCASLLTAPAATVLHLRSALELPGLDDALRIDATYRLAQALAHNNQLQEAARAVAVEAARTPPGIGRRRLQAARFMYEGFQAAEEDGPRRSRRLAELTAGFTGADNSERALVSVRGFDAMLRGEPADEVVRLCDRALVDGLPARGLGWTDPTWGFEIPALTGIAYVFADRPDRARTLFTEAVRAFEISGWSGAHLAFAHALLGLVHRRRGDLPRAQHHLEEGLRLADRVGDGLPVHWDTACLLVDTLLARGRTAEARSVADRYGFGPPWPGAIVLPDGPSVLGRLLLAEGRDEEAIRTLEEAADALTVRGRHHVVWAPWPFDLARALAPGDPDRAAGIAAEALTHAERLGTPTALGEALRCAALFADPPEARTLLTRAVAHLAASPSRYEEARARVDLAHATGSPSALAEATTLAATCGADTLAATEVTARASFRPRE; translated from the coding sequence CTGCTCGAACGCGACCCGGAGCTCGCCGCGGCCGCCCACGCCGTCGACGCGCTGGTCGCCGGGGCGTCCCCCGGCGGGCCCGCCCGGGGCGGCGTCCTCGTCTACCGGGGAGACCCGGGCGTCGGCAAGACGACCCTCCTCGCCGAGATCCACCGCATCGCGCGGGACCGGTGCACCGTCCTGACCGCCCGCGGCGGCGAGACCCTCACCTCGGTCCCCTTCCACCTCACCCGACAACTGCTCCAGCCCGCCCTGGACGGCTACGGCTCCGGCCCCGAGGACGTCCGCCGTCTCTTCGGCGACCACTTCGACCTCCTCGCCCCCGCGCTGGGCCTCGCCCCGCCGCCCCCGTCCTCCGCCGCGCCCGCCGACCCCCAGGGCGTACGGGACGGCCTGGCCCGGCTCCTCGGCCGCCTCGCCGACGGCCTGCGGCACCGGCCGCCGGTGCTGCTCGTGGACGACGCCCACTGGGCCGACGCAGAGACCCTGGCCTGGCTCGACGCCTTCACGGGTACGCGGCCGGGCCATGCCCTCCCGGTCCTCGTCGTCCTCGCGCACCGCCCCCTGCCGGGCGGGGGCGAGCGCACCGCCGCGGCCGCCCCGCACGGCCCCGGGCTGCTCGCCGGGCTGGCCGAGCGCGCCGTCCTGACGTTCGGCCTGCACGCCCTCACCCCCGAGGCCACGGCCGCGCTCGCCCGCGACGCGCTCGGCGCCCACGCGGACGAGCCGTTCTGCCGGGAGCTGTGGACGGTGACCGAGGGGAACCCGTACGAGACGGTCGAACTCCTCGCCAAGGCCGGCGACCGGATGCTCGAACCCGTCGCGGGCTCGGCCGGCCTCCTCCGGGGCCTCGGCGCGGGCGCCCGGGGCGGCGGCCTCGTCACCCGCCTCGAAGCGCTCGGCAGCGGCCCGACACGCCTGGCCTGGGCGGTCGCGGTCCTCGGCGCGGACAGCACGCCGGACCTCCTCGCGAAGCTCACGAGCATGGACGCGGCGGAGGTCGCCGCACACACGGAACGCCTCCGTGAGGCGAGAATCGTGACGGCGACACCCCCCTCGCTGGAGTTCGCGCACCCCCTCATCGGAACGGCCGTCCACGGCTCGGTGCCGCAGGCCGTCCGTACCGCCCTGCACGGGCGCGCCGCCTGGGCGCTCGCCGAAGCGGGCCACGGCCCGGCGGCCACCTCCCGCCACCTCCTCGAAGTGCACCCGGACGACGACCAGGACGTCGTCCGCCGGCTGCGGGCCGCCGCCGTCGAGCACCTGGCCGTCGGAGCCCCGGACGCGGCCCGCCGCTGCCTGGAACGGGCCCTCGTGGAGCCGCCCGGCCCCGACACGTACGCCACGGTCCTGTACGAACTCGGCTGCGCGTCCCTGCTCACGGCACCCGCCGCCACCGTGCTCCACCTGCGCTCCGCGCTGGAGCTGCCGGGCCTCGACGACGCCCTGCGCATCGACGCGACCTACCGGCTCGCGCAGGCCCTCGCCCACAACAACCAGCTCCAGGAGGCCGCGCGGGCCGTCGCCGTCGAAGCCGCCAGGACCCCGCCCGGCATCGGACGACGCCGGCTGCAGGCCGCCCGCTTCATGTACGAGGGGTTCCAGGCGGCCGAGGAGGACGGCCCGCGCCGCTCCCGCCGCCTCGCCGAGCTCACCGCGGGCTTCACCGGCGCCGACAACTCCGAACGGGCCCTCGTCTCCGTCCGGGGCTTCGACGCGATGCTCCGCGGCGAACCCGCCGACGAGGTCGTACGTCTCTGCGACCGCGCCCTCGTCGACGGACTGCCCGCCCGCGGCCTCGGCTGGACGGACCCCACGTGGGGCTTCGAGATCCCGGCCCTGACCGGCATCGCGTACGTGTTCGCCGACCGCCCCGACCGGGCGCGGACGCTCTTCACCGAGGCGGTCAGGGCCTTCGAGATCTCCGGCTGGAGCGGCGCCCACCTCGCCTTCGCCCACGCCCTCCTCGGCCTGGTCCACCGGCGGCGCGGCGACCTGCCCCGTGCCCAGCACCACCTGGAGGAGGGGCTGCGCCTGGCCGATCGGGTCGGCGACGGGCTCCCCGTCCACTGGGACACCGCGTGCCTCCTCGTCGACACCCTCCTCGCCCGGGGCCGTACCGCCGAGGCCCGGAGCGTCGCCGACCGCTACGGCTTCGGCCCGCCCTGGCCCGGCGCGATCGTGCTGCCCGACGGCCCCAGCGTCCTCGGCCGGCTGCTGCTCGCCGAAGGCCGCGACGAGGAGGCGATCCGTACCCTCGAAGAGGCGGCCGACGCACTGACCGTCCGGGGCCGCCACCACGTGGTCTGGGCCCCGTGGCCCTTCGACCTGGCCCGGGCACTCGCGCCGGGCGACCCGGACCGCGCGGCCGGCATCGCCGCCGAGGCCCTGACCCACGCCGAACGCCTCGGGACCCCGACGGCCTTGGGCGAGGCGCTCCGCTGCGCCGCCCTCTTCGCCGACCCGCCGGAGGCCCGCACCCTCCTGACCCGGGCCGTCGCGCACCTCGCGGCCTCCCCCTCCCGCTACGAGGAAGCCCGGGCCCGCGTCGACCTCGCCCACGCCACCGGCTCCCCCTCGGCCCTCGCCGAAGCGACCACCCTGGCCGCCACCTGCGGCGCAGACACCCTCGCGGCCACCGAGGTCACTGCCCGTGCGTCATTCCGCCCCCGGGAGTGA